In Miniphocaeibacter halophilus, the following proteins share a genomic window:
- the trxA gene encoding thioredoxin TrxA, giving the protein MLELDKKTFEDEVLNVEGYVFVDFWSQGCEPCKALMPDVHKLAEKYGDKIKFCSLDTTKARRLAIKQKVLGLPTMLMYKDGEKVDEITKDDATVENIEAMILKYYN; this is encoded by the coding sequence ATGTTAGAACTAGATAAAAAAACTTTTGAAGATGAAGTATTAAATGTTGAAGGTTATGTATTTGTAGATTTTTGGAGCCAAGGTTGTGAACCATGTAAAGCTTTAATGCCAGATGTTCATAAATTAGCTGAAAAATATGGAGATAAAATTAAATTCTGTTCTCTTGACACTACAAAAGCAAGAAGATTAGCAATAAAACAAAAAGTTTTAGGCTTACCAACTATGCTTATGTATAAAGATGGAGAAAAAGTTGACGAAATCACTAAAGATGATGCTACTGTAGAAAATATAGAAGCAATGATCCTTAAATACTATAACTAA
- a CDS encoding glycine/sarcosine/betaine reductase component B subunit, producing the protein MRLELGKIFIKDIQFADSSKIENGILYVNKEELLEAIGGDEHIKSIDFDIAKPGESIRITPVKDVIEPRVKVEGPGQIFPGILNKVDTVGQGKTYALKGMAVVTTGKIVGFQEGIIDMVGEGAKYTPFSQLNNLVVICEPVDGLKQHDHEKAVRMIGFKAAAYIGELARELTPEETTVYETKPLLDQLQEYPDLPKVAYVYMLQTQGLLHDTYVYGVDAKQIVPTILYPTEVMDGAIVSGNCVSACDKNPTYVHLNNGIIEDLYARHGKDYNFVGVVITNENVYLMDKERSSNWTSKLVEYLGVDAVIISQEGFGNPDTDLIMNCKKIEEKGIKTVIVTDEYAGQNGASQSLADADEKADAVVTAGNANQIVVLPKLDKIIGHIEVVDVIAGGAQGSLREDGTIEVEIQAITGATNETGYHYLTAKTY; encoded by the coding sequence ATGCGATTAGAATTAGGCAAAATTTTTATTAAGGATATACAATTTGCTGATTCATCAAAAATCGAAAATGGCATTCTTTATGTTAATAAGGAAGAATTATTAGAAGCCATTGGCGGAGACGAGCATATTAAATCTATTGATTTTGATATTGCTAAACCTGGTGAAAGTATTAGAATTACCCCAGTTAAAGACGTTATTGAACCAAGGGTTAAAGTTGAAGGACCTGGACAAATATTTCCTGGTATCTTAAACAAAGTTGACACTGTTGGTCAAGGAAAAACCTATGCATTAAAAGGAATGGCTGTTGTTACAACTGGAAAAATAGTTGGTTTCCAAGAAGGTATTATAGACATGGTTGGAGAAGGTGCTAAATATACTCCTTTCTCACAATTAAATAACTTAGTTGTTATTTGCGAACCTGTTGATGGATTAAAACAACATGACCATGAAAAAGCAGTTAGAATGATCGGTTTCAAAGCAGCTGCTTATATTGGAGAATTAGCTAGAGAATTAACTCCTGAAGAAACAACTGTTTATGAAACAAAACCATTGTTAGACCAATTACAAGAATACCCTGATTTACCAAAAGTAGCTTATGTTTATATGTTACAAACTCAAGGTTTACTTCATGACACATATGTATATGGTGTAGACGCTAAACAAATAGTACCTACTATCCTATACCCTACTGAAGTAATGGATGGAGCTATTGTAAGTGGTAACTGTGTATCTGCTTGTGATAAGAACCCAACATACGTTCATTTAAACAACGGTATAATTGAAGATCTATATGCAAGACATGGTAAGGACTACAACTTTGTAGGAGTAGTAATTACAAATGAAAATGTATATTTAATGGATAAGGAAAGATCTTCAAATTGGACTTCTAAATTAGTTGAATACCTTGGAGTAGATGCTGTAATAATCTCTCAAGAAGGATTTGGAAACCCAGATACAGATTTAATAATGAACTGTAAGAAAATAGAAGAAAAAGGTATAAAGACAGTTATAGTAACTGACGAATATGCTGGACAAAACGGAGCTTCTCAATCATTAGCAGACGCTGATGAAAAAGCTGATGCCGTAGTAACAGCTGGTAACGCAAACCAAATAGTAGTATTACCAAAGTTAGATAAGATTATTGGTCATATAGAAGTAGTAGATGTAATTGCTGGTGGTGCTCAAGGTTCCCTTAGAGAAGACGGAACTATTGAAGTGGAAATCCAAGCAATAACAGGTGCTACAAATGAAACAGGATACCATTATTTAACAGCAAAAACTTATTAA
- the grdA gene encoding glycine/sarcosine/betaine reductase complex selenoprotein A yields the protein MSLLENKKLIIIGDRDGIPAPAIEECVNTVPNTEVVFSSTECFVUTSAGAMDLENQKRVKDASDKYGAENLVVLLGAAEAEAAGLAAETVTLGDPTFAGPLAGVALGLAVYHVVEPEVKELFDATVYDEQIGMMEMVLDVDEIAEEMNDIREEANN from the coding sequence ATGAGTTTATTAGAAAATAAAAAATTAATCATAATAGGCGACCGTGATGGAATACCTGCTCCTGCAATAGAAGAATGTGTTAACACAGTTCCTAATACAGAAGTAGTTTTCTCATCAACTGAATGTTTTGTCTGAACTAGCGCTGGCGCTATGGACTTAGAAAATCAAAAGAGAGTTAAGGATGCATCTGACAAATATGGTGCAGAAAATCTTGTGGTTTTACTAGGTGCAGCAGAAGCCGAAGCTGCAGGTCTTGCAGCTGAAACAGTTACGTTAGGAGACCCAACATTTGCTGGTCCTTTAGCTGGAGTTGCGTTAGGTTTAGCGGTATATCATGTAGTTGAACCTGAAGTAAAAGAATTATTTGATGCAACTGTTTATGATGAACAAATCGGTATGATGGAAATGGTTCTAGACGTTGACGAAATTGCTGAAGAAATGAATGACATTAGAGAAGAAGCAAATAACTAA
- the grdB gene encoding glycine reductase complex selenoprotein B: MANKKVVHYINQFFAGIGGEEKADTKPFIAEELPPVSKQLESKLGEGFEVVATVVCGDSYFNENIESASKEVLEMIKSFNPDLFIAGPAFNAGRYGVAAGTITKLVEDELNIPAITGMYVENPGADMFKKDLFIIETANSAAGMRKALPKMAKLGKKLALGEEILGPKEESYIERGIRVNYFSDVRGSERAVNMLVKKIKGEDYETEYPMPTFDRVEPSPEIADLSNITIALVTSGGIVPFGNPDRIESSSASKYGEYSIAGIDDLKEGEFETAHGGHDPVYANEDPDRVLPVDVLRDLEKEGKIGKLYDYFYSTVGNGTAVASAKAYAHEIGEKLAADNVDAVILTSTUGTCTRCGATMVKEIEATGIPVVHICTVVPISLTVGANRIVPAVAIPHPLGNPALDFDEEKALRRKLVEKALKALQTKVEDQTVFEG; encoded by the coding sequence ATGGCGAATAAAAAAGTCGTGCACTATATTAACCAGTTTTTCGCTGGAATTGGTGGAGAAGAAAAAGCCGACACTAAGCCTTTCATTGCTGAAGAATTACCTCCAGTAAGTAAACAATTAGAATCTAAACTAGGTGAAGGTTTCGAAGTTGTTGCTACTGTTGTATGTGGAGATAGTTATTTTAACGAAAATATAGAGTCAGCAAGTAAAGAAGTTTTAGAAATGATAAAAAGTTTCAACCCTGATCTTTTTATCGCTGGTCCAGCTTTTAATGCCGGTCGTTACGGAGTTGCAGCTGGAACAATTACAAAATTAGTAGAAGACGAATTAAATATTCCAGCAATTACAGGAATGTATGTTGAAAATCCTGGTGCTGATATGTTTAAGAAGGATCTTTTCATAATAGAAACTGCTAATTCAGCAGCTGGTATGAGAAAAGCTCTACCTAAAATGGCTAAATTAGGAAAGAAATTAGCTTTAGGAGAAGAAATTCTTGGACCTAAGGAAGAAAGCTATATTGAAAGAGGAATCAGAGTAAACTACTTTAGTGATGTACGTGGTTCTGAAAGAGCTGTAAATATGCTTGTTAAGAAAATTAAAGGCGAAGATTACGAAACAGAATACCCTATGCCTACTTTCGATAGAGTTGAACCAAGTCCTGAAATTGCTGATCTGTCAAATATTACAATAGCTTTAGTTACTTCAGGTGGTATAGTACCTTTTGGTAACCCAGACAGAATTGAATCTTCTTCTGCTTCAAAATATGGAGAATATTCTATAGCTGGCATAGATGATTTAAAAGAAGGCGAATTCGAAACTGCACACGGTGGACATGACCCTGTATATGCTAACGAGGATCCAGATAGAGTTTTACCTGTAGATGTTTTAAGAGATTTAGAAAAAGAAGGTAAAATTGGAAAATTATATGACTACTTCTATTCAACTGTAGGTAATGGAACAGCTGTAGCTAGTGCTAAAGCATACGCACATGAAATAGGAGAAAAACTTGCTGCTGATAACGTAGATGCCGTTATATTGACTTCAACGTGAGGTACCTGTACACGTTGCGGTGCAACAATGGTAAAAGAAATTGAAGCAACAGGTATTCCAGTAGTACACATTTGTACAGTAGTACCTATTTCATTAACAGTAGGAGCTAATAGAATTGTACCTGCTGTTGCTATCCCTCATCCATTAGGAAATCCTGCTTTGGATTTTGATGAGGAAAAAGCTTTAAGAAGAAAATTAGTTGAAAAAGCTTTAAAAGCTTTACAAACTAAAGTTGAAGATCAAACAGTTTTTGAAGGTTAA
- the grdC gene encoding glycine/sarcosine/betaine reductase complex component C subunit beta, translating into MSFPVIKNAGYVLVHTPDMIIQNGSTTSTERVVNPDSDFLKEVGKHIRTYEEVVNYLPNQVYIGNLRPEELNNYELPWHDKEFKGQRKGKFGEITPQDEFIAVMKICDSFELVELTEEFINEIKPKIEENYPELIDAFNKIKPYDVEADKHLLDEEKAEGLYNDGKLVGIVKAAHDVDVNLNAHTMFENLVVKASGVLATIALLRNTSVNKDEIDYVVECSEEACGDINQRGGGNFAKAIAEVAQLTNASGSDTRGFCAAPIHSLIEAAALVKAGVYKNVLVVAGGSTAKLGMNAKDHVKKGHPVLEDVLGTFAILVSENDGVSPIFRTDLTGKHNVGTGSSPQAVMTSLITTGLDRANLKITDVDTYSVEMQNPDITVPAGAGNVPEANYKMIAALAVKRGDIERAQLKSLIEEKGLPGWAPTQGHIPSGVPYIGYMIDDLTSGDKNRVMFVGKGSLFLGRMTNLFDGVSFICERNTGEESDDQGISKEEIKKIIGESLRELASNMLQE; encoded by the coding sequence ATGTCGTTTCCTGTAATTAAAAACGCTGGATATGTATTAGTTCATACTCCAGACATGATTATTCAAAATGGTTCTACAACTTCAACAGAAAGAGTTGTAAATCCGGATTCTGATTTTTTAAAAGAAGTAGGTAAGCATATAAGAACCTACGAAGAAGTAGTAAATTATTTACCAAATCAGGTATATATTGGTAACTTAAGACCTGAAGAACTAAATAATTATGAATTACCTTGGCATGATAAAGAATTTAAAGGACAAAGAAAAGGTAAGTTTGGCGAAATAACTCCTCAAGATGAGTTTATTGCTGTAATGAAAATATGTGACTCCTTTGAATTAGTAGAGTTAACTGAAGAGTTTATTAATGAAATAAAACCTAAAATTGAAGAAAATTATCCTGAACTTATAGATGCTTTTAATAAAATAAAACCATATGACGTAGAAGCAGACAAACATCTATTAGATGAAGAAAAAGCTGAAGGATTATATAATGATGGCAAATTAGTAGGAATTGTAAAAGCCGCTCACGATGTTGACGTTAACTTAAATGCTCATACTATGTTTGAAAACCTAGTTGTTAAAGCATCAGGAGTATTAGCAACAATTGCCCTATTAAGAAATACATCTGTTAATAAAGATGAAATAGACTATGTTGTAGAATGTTCCGAAGAAGCTTGTGGAGATATTAACCAAAGAGGTGGCGGTAACTTTGCTAAAGCCATTGCTGAAGTTGCTCAATTAACTAACGCTTCCGGCTCTGACACTAGAGGATTCTGTGCTGCCCCTATCCATTCTTTAATAGAAGCAGCTGCTTTAGTTAAAGCAGGAGTATATAAAAATGTATTAGTTGTAGCTGGTGGATCTACTGCTAAATTAGGAATGAATGCAAAGGATCACGTTAAAAAAGGTCATCCTGTTTTAGAAGATGTTCTAGGAACTTTTGCAATACTAGTTTCAGAAAATGATGGTGTTAGCCCTATATTTAGAACAGATTTAACAGGAAAACACAATGTTGGTACAGGCTCTTCCCCACAAGCAGTAATGACTTCATTAATTACAACAGGACTAGATAGAGCAAACTTAAAAATTACAGACGTTGATACCTATTCTGTAGAAATGCAAAATCCGGACATTACCGTTCCTGCAGGCGCTGGTAATGTACCAGAAGCAAACTATAAAATGATTGCAGCATTAGCAGTAAAACGTGGAGATATTGAAAGAGCTCAATTAAAGAGTTTAATCGAAGAAAAAGGATTACCAGGCTGGGCTCCTACACAAGGACACATCCCTTCTGGAGTACCTTATATAGGATATATGATAGATGACCTTACTTCTGGTGATAAAAATAGAGTAATGTTCGTTGGAAAAGGTAGTTTATTCCTTGGTAGAATGACTAATTTATTCGATGGTGTATCTTTTATATGTGAAAGAAATACTGGAGAAGAATCAGATGACCAAGGTATATCTAAAGAAGAAATTAAAAAAATAATTGGTGAGTCCTTAAGAGAATTAGCATCAAATATGCTACAAGAATAG
- the grdD gene encoding glycine/sarcosine/betaine reductase complex component C subunit alpha, which produces MSKNIIAEALLEIADGIESGSFAKKPKIGLTILGSEHGLTNMLEAANLAKSINYEIILIGPKVETEFELVEVSTEEEAHNKMEELLDSKYIDACVTMHYSFPIGVSTIGRVITPGVGKEMLIATTTGTSSTNRVEGMVKNTIAGISVAKALGRENPTVGILNVDGAKQVEKALNNLKSNGYKFEYGESARSDGGAVLRGNDLLQGVPDVCVTDSLTGNILMKMFSAFTTGGSYESLGYGYGPGIGEGYDRTIMIISRASGAPVIANAIKYAFELVIGNIKTIAEKEYKEVNSHKFKEVLESLTAKKVVEDSADVKAPPQEIVTGSITGIDILDLEDAVTALWKNNIYAESGMGCTGPIVMVNEKNVDKATDILKTEDFL; this is translated from the coding sequence ATGTCAAAAAATATTATTGCAGAAGCCTTATTAGAAATAGCTGATGGTATAGAAAGTGGCTCATTTGCTAAAAAACCTAAAATTGGTTTAACCATATTAGGTAGTGAACATGGTCTAACCAATATGCTTGAAGCAGCTAATTTAGCTAAATCAATTAACTATGAAATAATCCTTATTGGTCCAAAAGTAGAAACAGAATTTGAATTAGTAGAAGTATCTACAGAAGAAGAAGCCCATAATAAAATGGAAGAACTTTTAGATTCAAAATATATAGACGCTTGTGTTACAATGCACTACAGCTTCCCTATTGGCGTTTCTACAATTGGTAGAGTAATAACTCCTGGAGTAGGCAAAGAAATGCTTATAGCGACAACTACAGGCACTAGTTCAACTAATAGAGTTGAAGGTATGGTTAAAAATACCATTGCTGGTATTTCTGTAGCAAAAGCATTAGGTCGTGAAAATCCAACAGTAGGAATATTAAATGTTGATGGTGCAAAACAAGTAGAAAAAGCTTTAAACAACTTAAAATCAAATGGATATAAATTTGAGTATGGCGAATCCGCAAGAAGTGACGGAGGAGCAGTACTACGTGGCAATGATTTATTACAAGGAGTTCCTGATGTATGTGTAACGGATTCATTAACAGGAAATATATTAATGAAAATGTTCTCTGCATTTACAACAGGCGGTAGTTACGAATCCCTAGGCTATGGATATGGTCCCGGCATAGGTGAAGGCTACGATAGAACTATAATGATTATTTCAAGAGCATCCGGTGCCCCTGTAATAGCAAATGCCATAAAATACGCTTTTGAATTGGTAATTGGAAATATTAAAACAATTGCTGAAAAGGAATATAAGGAAGTAAATTCTCATAAATTTAAAGAAGTTTTAGAATCATTAACTGCTAAAAAAGTTGTTGAGGACAGTGCGGATGTGAAAGCTCCTCCACAAGAAATAGTTACAGGTTCTATAACCGGTATCGATATATTAGATTTAGAAGATGCAGTAACAGCACTTTGGAAAAATAATATATATGCCGAAAGTGGAATGGGATGTACAGGTCCTATTGTAATGGTCAACGAGAAAAATGTAGATAAGGCTACCGATATCTTAAAGACCGAAGATTTCTTATAA
- a CDS encoding NAD(P)H-dependent oxidoreductase, which translates to MKMIFYGELSVFIITIVSGMPAISKGYIDRIFINEFAYSYRKIFPIVIKNKSAFIITTYDTPMLYAKIAQQDYGIILKNKFLKILRNITSENLHNVILRNKNIV; encoded by the coding sequence ATGAAGATGATATTTTATGGTGAATTATCTGTTTTTATAATCACTATAGTAAGTGGTATGCCAGCTATTTCAAAAGGATATATAGATAGAATATTTATTAATGAATTTGCCTATAGTTACAGGAAGATTTTCCCGATAGTCATTAAAAATAAATCTGCTTTTATTATTACTACTTATGATACTCCTATGTTATATGCTAAAATAGCACAACAAGATTATGGAATAATCTTAAAAAACAAGTTTTTAAAAATTTTAAGGAATATCACCAGTGAGAATTTACACAATGTCATTTTAAGAAATAAAAATATAGTATAA
- the treR gene encoding trehalose operon repressor gives MTPKYKKIIDSFIKDYDNNNILPGDTLPSENELMKEWNCSRDTVRKAMTVLAERKYIQKSQGQKSTVLNRKEYEFPVSRITSFQELVKKRNLNASTEVVKFEIVNKSHYIYNLFNVPKSEKILEIIRIREIDNEKIILDKDFFLEKYIGNLNKEIAGGSIYEYLENELGLKIDFAKKTITVEKPTKEDLKYLDLKKDTLIANIESFTYLEDNILFQITYSRHRSDKFKFFDFAQR, from the coding sequence ATGACTCCAAAATACAAAAAAATAATCGATTCCTTTATTAAGGATTATGACAACAATAATATATTACCCGGCGATACTCTTCCTTCTGAAAATGAATTAATGAAAGAATGGAATTGCTCACGAGATACTGTTAGAAAAGCTATGACAGTTCTTGCTGAAAGGAAGTATATTCAAAAAAGTCAAGGTCAAAAATCTACAGTTTTAAATAGAAAGGAATATGAATTTCCAGTTTCTAGAATAACCAGTTTTCAAGAACTAGTTAAGAAAAGAAATTTAAATGCTTCTACAGAAGTCGTTAAGTTTGAAATAGTTAATAAATCCCATTATATTTATAACTTGTTTAATGTTCCTAAATCGGAAAAAATTTTAGAAATTATACGTATTAGGGAAATTGATAATGAAAAAATAATATTAGATAAGGACTTTTTTCTAGAAAAATATATTGGCAATTTAAATAAGGAAATTGCTGGTGGTTCAATTTATGAATATTTAGAAAATGAACTTGGTTTAAAAATAGATTTTGCCAAAAAAACAATTACTGTAGAAAAGCCAACTAAGGAAGATCTTAAATATTTAGATTTGAAGAAGGATACTTTAATTGCAAATATTGAAAGTTTCACTTATCTGGAAGATAATATATTATTTCAAATTACCTACTCTAGACATAGATCAGATAAGTTTAAATTCTTTGATTTTGCACAAAGATAA